A single region of the Triplophysa dalaica isolate WHDGS20190420 chromosome 15, ASM1584641v1, whole genome shotgun sequence genome encodes:
- the LOC130437288 gene encoding ras-related protein Rab-39A: MEVPWNFRFGIVILGDSAVGKSSFLHRFTEGTFDDSRQSPLGIDFKVYNMHHDPDVVIKLLLWDTAGQERFRSICKSYMRNSVGCILMFDVSQRQTFDRIGSWHQEVLDYVKPNPMFFLLVGHKSDLAVGRQVRKSEGEALAKKLNMITYLEVSTKENLNVSEAFETLSRGIYDLFQKGTIATRDDWHGLTVGATVDKEPQVAEKSTCCNFG, translated from the exons ATGGAAGTGCCCTGGAACTTTAGATTCGGGATAGTTATTCTGGGAGACTCGGCAGTGGGTAAATCGTCTTTTCTGCATCGCTTTACTGAAGGAACGTTCGATGATTCCCGACAGTCTCCGCTCGGAATTGATTTCAAGGTTTATAATATGCACCATGACCCTGATGTTGTCATCAAGCTGTTGTTGTGGGATACCGCAGGTCAGGAGAGATTCAG GTCCATCTGCAAGTCTTACATGAGGAACTCTGTGGGTTGCATTCTGATGTTTGACGTCTCACAGCGACAGACATTCGATCGCATAGGCAGTTGGCACCAGGAGGTCCTGGACTACGTGAAACCGAACCCCATGTTCTTTTTGCTGGTGGGTCATAAAAGTGATCTGGCCGTAGGACGCCAGGTCAGGAAGAGCGAAGGAGAGGCTCTGGctaaaaaactcaacatgatcaCATATCTTGAAGTGTCTACGAAGGAAAATCTTAATGTAAGTGAAGCATTCGAGACCCTGTCCAGAGGCATATATGACCTTTTCCAGAAAGGCACAATAGCCACCCGAGATGACTGGCATGGGTTAACCGTTGGGGCAACCGTTGATAAGGAGCCACAAGTGGCCGAAAAGTCCACATGCTGTAACTTTGGATGA
- the fam167aa gene encoding protein FAM167A: MEPLAANTLENPECIAAFKDDHLSSLKSLTEKLKLETEKSSHLDWRAQLEAMLTTSHNSSSSEAEKHARSHPLRCLKPSMNSGVFNEVRQPAGGMMGFKSIDQALEWLRKELAEMRLQDQQLALHLMRLRSNINNLRIVQTCNQHCIMLNDVTFELEARDDMSGLCDVPVSPGLGLSTPLKVIGVTKMNIHSRRFSLC, from the exons ATGGAGCCACTGGCAGCCAACACCTTGGAaaacccagaatgcattgcagcattTAAGGACGATCACCTCTCCAGTCTGAAGTCGTTGACCGAGAAGCTCAAACTTGAGACCGAAAAGTCATCTCATCTTGACTGGAGAGCCCAGCTGGAGGCCATGCTGACCACCAGCCACAACAGCTCATCCAGTGAAGCAGAGAAACACGCACGCTCACATCCTTTAAGATGCTTAAAACCGTCAATGAACTCTGGTGTGTTTAATGAAGTTAGACAGCCCGCAGGGGGCATGATGGGATTTAAAAGTATAGATCAAGCGCTGGAGTGGCTCAGAAAAGAGCtg GCAGAGATGCGTTTGCAGGACCAGCAGCTGGCGCTTCATCTAATGCGACTGCGCAGCAACATCAACAATCTGAGAATCGTGCAGACATGCAACCAGCATTGCATTATGTTGAACGATGTCACGTTCGAGCTTGAGGCGCGAGATGATATGTCGGGTTTGTGTGACGTCCCTGTGTCTCCTGGATTAGGCCTCTCCACGCCACTCAAGGTCATCGGAGTAACAAAGATGAACATTCATTCTCGACGTTTCTCTCTGTGTTAG